In one window of Shewanella goraebulensis DNA:
- the lpxK gene encoding tetraacyldisaccharide 4'-kinase — MQSLVNKIWYQGHPAKWLLLPLSWLFALVSLLRRLGYKFGFSTAETLPAPVIIVGNITAGGSGKTPTVIYLIDLLREHGYKPGVISRGYGVNIDGVKAVSVADKATDVGDEPAMIVARTQVPMVVGAKRIDAAKALLAQFDVDVIISDDGLQHYALARDIELAIVDGQRRYGNQCLIPAGPLREGLWRLNTIDWAINNGGSPQANEIAMSLEPSALKAVKPSLNDEKWQQQEAIAMAGIGNPQRFFDSLDHLGYQIKQTKAFEDHQAFDEAELQQLSQHTPLIMTEKDAVKCRDFAQQNWWYLPVNAKLNESFDQAFLNRLNEVVKVKQGNLHGVR, encoded by the coding sequence ATGCAATCGTTAGTGAATAAAATTTGGTACCAAGGACATCCAGCTAAATGGTTATTACTGCCATTGAGCTGGTTGTTTGCTTTAGTGTCTTTGCTAAGGCGTTTAGGATATAAATTTGGTTTTAGCACTGCAGAAACCCTACCAGCACCGGTTATTATTGTGGGTAACATCACGGCTGGTGGCAGTGGTAAAACCCCAACGGTTATCTATTTAATTGACTTATTGCGCGAGCATGGTTATAAGCCTGGGGTGATAAGTCGTGGCTATGGAGTTAATATTGACGGTGTGAAAGCCGTGAGTGTTGCTGATAAAGCCACTGATGTGGGTGACGAGCCAGCGATGATAGTGGCTCGAACGCAGGTTCCTATGGTTGTTGGTGCTAAGCGAATTGACGCTGCTAAAGCCCTTTTAGCTCAATTTGATGTTGATGTGATTATTAGTGATGATGGCTTGCAGCATTATGCATTAGCTCGAGATATTGAGCTGGCAATTGTCGACGGTCAGCGCCGATATGGTAATCAGTGTTTGATCCCTGCTGGGCCTTTACGTGAAGGTTTGTGGCGATTAAATACGATTGATTGGGCAATTAATAATGGTGGTAGCCCTCAAGCAAATGAAATTGCGATGAGTCTAGAACCTTCTGCTCTAAAAGCGGTAAAACCTTCTTTGAATGATGAGAAGTGGCAACAGCAAGAAGCTATAGCGATGGCAGGTATCGGTAATCCACAGCGATTTTTTGATAGTTTAGACCATTTAGGTTACCAAATTAAGCAAACCAAAGCGTTTGAAGACCATCAAGCGTTTGATGAAGCTGAGCTACAGCAGCTCTCACAACATACTCCATTGATAATGACCGAGAAAGATGCGGTTAAATGTCGCGATTTTGCACAACAAAACTGGTGGTATCTACCAGTTAATGCGAAGCTTAATGAAAGTTTTGACCAAGCATTTTTGAATAGACTTAACGAAGTCGTCAAAGTTAAACAAGGAAACCTCCATGGCGTTCGATAA
- a CDS encoding Trm112 family protein: MAFDKKLLEIVACPVCKGKLEFDKEADQLICKADKLAYPITEGIPVLLENRAVPLES; the protein is encoded by the coding sequence ATGGCGTTCGATAAAAAATTACTTGAGATTGTGGCTTGTCCAGTATGTAAAGGTAAGTTGGAATTTGATAAAGAAGCAGATCAATTAATCTGTAAAGCTGATAAGTTAGCGTATCCAATCACAGAAGGTATTCCTGTTTTACTTGAAAATAGAGCGGTACCACTAGAGTCGTAA
- a CDS encoding phosphotransferase, whose translation MTQMQSFKDKVSQMLVLNQGQRISHFQYGGKRYWLKQVEHLEGAMRFLKTDSAKALTKETQVLKQLDNEGAPVPKVVANGDGYLVVEDAGRTIRDWLDRDDVGAAKQQNILDDASQALANLHSMQLAHGRPALRDISWRAGKVKFIDFEANQQKGSVAEKQIRDLLVYVHSLYRYLGEDSERISKAISVYREAGGEIIWQKAKQFLASWQWLYYFSRPFKNIGGKDLKPVYWVLWHFRNN comes from the coding sequence ATGACTCAAATGCAATCCTTTAAAGATAAAGTCTCCCAAATGCTGGTATTAAACCAAGGGCAGAGGATCAGCCATTTTCAATATGGTGGAAAACGTTATTGGTTAAAGCAAGTAGAACACCTCGAAGGTGCGATGCGCTTTTTAAAAACGGATTCAGCCAAAGCACTGACCAAAGAAACTCAAGTATTGAAGCAATTAGACAATGAGGGGGCGCCTGTACCTAAAGTTGTTGCCAATGGTGACGGTTACTTGGTTGTGGAAGATGCAGGTAGAACAATCCGTGATTGGTTAGATAGGGATGATGTTGGGGCTGCGAAACAACAAAATATCCTTGATGATGCAAGCCAAGCATTAGCAAACTTACATTCAATGCAGTTAGCTCATGGTCGCCCCGCACTTAGAGACATTAGCTGGCGTGCAGGTAAAGTTAAATTTATCGATTTTGAAGCAAACCAACAAAAGGGTTCGGTAGCTGAGAAACAGATCCGTGACTTATTGGTGTATGTTCATAGCTTATACCGCTATTTAGGTGAAGATAGTGAACGGATTTCGAAGGCTATTTCTGTTTATAGAGAGGCTGGCGGAGAAATTATTTGGCAGAAAGCCAAGCAGTTTTTGGCATCATGGCAATGGTTGTATTATTTTTCTCGCCCTTTTAAAAATATTGGTGGCAAAGATTTAAAGCCAGTATATTGGGTTCTGTGGCACTTTAGAAACAACTAG
- a CDS encoding MBL fold metallo-hydrolase, with protein sequence MTLKRLSLLTLSIIQLSLVNTSVSADDDRFKDVEIVSQKLTENTYMFTGSGGNIGVSAGSDGLLIIDDQFAPLADKISASLNQIQPGNPKYVINTHYHGDHTGGNAHFGEQGIIFAHHNVLKRLSAKEGTPKAALPVVTYSEDVSIRFNNDTMTLKHMGPGHTDGDSVVFWTKDNVVHMGDLFFKDRFPYVDLNGGGSVIGYRNNVATVIAQIDSQTQIIPGHGELANKDDLMKFKHMLDHSINWMNEKITQGKTLEQLHAEGFPEKWKDWSWNFITEKKWIDTLYQDLKK encoded by the coding sequence ATGACGCTGAAACGTCTTAGTTTACTCACCCTATCGATAATTCAACTATCCCTTGTTAATACCAGTGTTTCTGCTGACGATGACCGCTTTAAAGATGTAGAAATCGTTTCTCAAAAACTCACTGAAAACACTTATATGTTTACAGGTTCCGGTGGCAACATTGGCGTTTCAGCAGGCAGTGACGGCCTATTAATTATCGATGACCAATTTGCACCTTTAGCCGATAAAATTAGCGCTTCACTCAATCAAATCCAACCTGGGAATCCAAAGTACGTCATCAACACACACTATCATGGCGATCATACTGGTGGTAACGCACACTTTGGCGAACAAGGAATTATCTTTGCCCATCACAATGTTTTAAAGCGGCTCAGTGCTAAAGAAGGTACACCCAAAGCAGCGCTCCCTGTCGTGACCTACTCTGAAGATGTTTCGATTCGTTTTAATAACGATACTATGACCTTAAAACATATGGGGCCAGGCCATACTGACGGTGACAGCGTGGTATTTTGGACTAAAGATAATGTCGTACATATGGGGGACCTATTCTTTAAAGATCGGTTTCCCTACGTTGATTTAAACGGAGGCGGTTCGGTTATAGGTTACAGGAATAATGTAGCAACAGTGATTGCCCAGATTGACAGTCAAACCCAGATTATTCCGGGTCATGGTGAGCTTGCAAATAAAGATGATTTAATGAAGTTTAAGCATATGCTTGATCATTCTATAAATTGGATGAATGAAAAGATAACTCAAGGCAAAACGCTTGAACAGCTTCATGCAGAAGGCTTTCCTGAAAAATGGAAAGATTGGAGCTGGAATTTCATCACTGAAAAAAAATGGATTGATACGCTATATCAAGATTTGAAAAAGTAA
- a CDS encoding efflux RND transporter permease subunit, protein MNKSNQASARDSQSSEKGFSITRLAIKRPVTTSMFFLAILLFGMASSRLLPLEMFPGIDIPQIQVNVPYKGSTPAEVERDITRVLEESLATMSGIEEVRSNSSQDGANIQLNMKWGQDVATKSLEAREKIDSVRHLLPKDVERVFIQQFSTADMPVLTIRISSERELSNAFDLLDKQLRKPLERIEGVSKVTLYGVDQKQIEIRLDADKLAASGINPSELRQRLQQENFVISAGTVRNNNQVFQVSPKGEFLSLEDIKAVKLNTTTTLGDIASVKFTLPEPFEGRHLDQKYAVGLDVFKESGANLVHVSERVLKVIEQTKQDQQFQGIKLFVMEDQAYGVKSSLQDLLISGLIGAFLSFGVLYLFLRNLKMTLVVVSSVPISICMTLAGMYLLGYSLNILSMMGLLLAVGMLIDNAVVVTESVLQEKQRSGLTGNEDTKPHSQKANESAVLTGVEKVALAVLAGTLTTAIVFLPNIVGVKVELTIFLEHVAISICISLAASLLVAKTLIPLLLTKLHFEIDTEEKESRLQRYYQRSLTWVLEHSKISGVLAVLILVSTALPLSLVKQDQSDGEGNDRLYINYQLEGRHNLKVTEAMINQMEDYLYGNKEAFMIDSVYSYYSADSIQTTILLEKDIETPMSELKQTIREGFPKYAAATPQFGWGNENSGLRITLTGRSTSELITLSQQVVPLLSAIEGLEDVRSEVNAAQQEVIVTINREMAARLDLKLNEVASHISMALRGTPLRSYRHDPNGELRIELAYDKSWQRSLEQLKQLPIIRKGERVYNLDNLAEIKIQPRFDTIRHYNRQTALSIGANVNEITTEEAQEQIEKVMQNVNFPYGYDYSLRGGFQRQDEDQSIMAVNMILALAMIYIVMAALFESLLLPTAIISSILFSITGVFWALWISGTAMSVMAMIGILILMGIVVNNGIVLVDQINQMTPKLTDLSTTIKSICITRLRPVLMTVATTVLGLVPLAMGDTQIGGGGPPYSPMAISIIGGLSFSTVTSLYLVPLCYQALYRIRYQSSVKLGLADKRAKKLLPWTL, encoded by the coding sequence ATGAATAAGAGCAATCAAGCTTCAGCCCGTGATTCTCAATCATCTGAAAAAGGTTTTAGTATCACACGTCTTGCGATTAAAAGGCCTGTGACCACCAGCATGTTCTTTCTCGCTATACTGCTATTTGGCATGGCATCGAGTCGCTTGTTACCACTAGAAATGTTTCCTGGTATCGACATTCCACAAATCCAGGTTAACGTTCCTTATAAAGGCTCGACTCCTGCCGAAGTAGAACGCGATATCACTCGCGTGCTGGAAGAGTCGTTGGCAACCATGAGTGGGATTGAAGAAGTTCGATCAAATTCATCGCAAGACGGCGCTAATATTCAGCTTAATATGAAATGGGGACAAGACGTCGCCACTAAAAGTTTAGAAGCCCGCGAGAAAATTGATTCAGTCAGGCATCTACTGCCAAAGGATGTTGAACGAGTATTCATTCAGCAGTTCTCCACTGCTGATATGCCAGTCCTGACCATTCGTATATCAAGCGAGCGAGAACTATCAAACGCATTTGATTTGCTTGATAAACAATTGCGTAAACCACTTGAACGTATTGAGGGGGTGTCTAAAGTTACCTTATATGGTGTTGATCAAAAGCAAATTGAAATTCGACTTGATGCCGATAAGCTAGCAGCTTCTGGTATTAACCCATCAGAACTTAGACAGCGTCTGCAACAAGAAAATTTTGTTATTAGCGCAGGTACAGTGCGGAATAACAATCAGGTATTTCAGGTTTCACCTAAGGGAGAGTTTTTATCTCTTGAAGATATTAAAGCGGTTAAACTGAATACAACCACAACCCTTGGTGATATTGCCTCTGTTAAATTTACCTTGCCAGAACCCTTCGAAGGCCGCCATTTAGATCAAAAATACGCAGTAGGTTTAGATGTATTTAAAGAATCGGGTGCCAACTTAGTCCATGTTTCTGAACGTGTACTTAAAGTGATTGAACAAACTAAACAAGATCAACAATTCCAAGGCATTAAGTTGTTTGTCATGGAAGATCAAGCCTATGGGGTTAAATCATCACTACAAGACTTACTGATTTCAGGATTAATCGGTGCATTCTTATCTTTTGGTGTTTTATATCTATTTTTACGCAATTTAAAGATGACCTTGGTCGTGGTTTCATCTGTGCCTATTTCGATATGTATGACCCTTGCAGGCATGTATTTACTGGGTTACAGCTTAAATATCTTATCAATGATGGGACTATTGTTAGCCGTCGGTATGCTAATTGACAACGCGGTTGTGGTCACTGAAAGTGTTCTGCAAGAAAAACAGCGCAGTGGTTTAACGGGTAATGAAGATACTAAGCCTCATAGCCAAAAGGCTAATGAATCTGCAGTACTGACAGGAGTTGAAAAGGTTGCCTTAGCAGTCCTCGCTGGCACTTTAACCACCGCAATTGTGTTCTTGCCTAATATCGTTGGGGTAAAGGTTGAGTTAACTATTTTCCTTGAACATGTAGCTATTTCGATTTGTATATCTCTTGCTGCATCATTATTGGTAGCGAAAACCTTAATCCCATTGCTGCTAACCAAACTACATTTTGAGATTGATACTGAAGAAAAAGAGTCTAGATTGCAGCGTTATTATCAGCGCAGTTTAACTTGGGTATTAGAACACTCAAAAATATCAGGTGTACTTGCAGTATTAATACTTGTATCAACTGCCTTGCCTTTAAGTTTAGTTAAACAAGATCAATCTGATGGCGAAGGCAATGACCGCTTATACATTAATTATCAATTAGAAGGCCGCCATAATCTAAAGGTCACTGAAGCGATGATTAATCAAATGGAAGACTACCTTTACGGTAATAAAGAAGCTTTCATGATTGACTCTGTGTATAGCTATTATTCAGCTGACAGTATCCAAACCACTATTTTACTCGAAAAAGATATAGAAACACCGATGTCAGAACTTAAGCAAACCATCCGAGAAGGTTTCCCTAAGTACGCCGCAGCTACACCTCAGTTTGGTTGGGGAAATGAAAACTCTGGATTAAGGATCACCTTAACAGGCCGGTCTACTTCTGAATTAATTACCTTAAGTCAGCAAGTGGTACCGCTATTAAGTGCGATTGAAGGCCTAGAGGATGTGCGCTCTGAGGTAAATGCCGCTCAGCAAGAAGTAATTGTGACCATCAACCGTGAAATGGCAGCTCGTTTAGATTTAAAACTCAATGAAGTTGCTTCACACATTTCAATGGCACTGCGTGGCACACCACTGCGTTCATATAGACATGATCCCAATGGCGAATTACGTATCGAGCTTGCCTATGATAAAAGCTGGCAACGTTCGCTGGAGCAACTTAAACAACTGCCGATTATTCGTAAAGGTGAGCGTGTTTACAACTTAGATAATTTAGCTGAAATTAAAATTCAACCACGTTTTGACACAATTAGACATTACAACCGTCAAACCGCGCTATCGATTGGCGCAAATGTTAATGAAATCACCACAGAAGAAGCCCAAGAGCAAATCGAAAAGGTCATGCAAAATGTTAATTTCCCATACGGTTATGACTATAGTTTGCGTGGTGGTTTTCAGCGTCAAGATGAAGATCAATCCATCATGGCGGTAAATATGATTCTGGCGCTAGCAATGATTTATATTGTCATGGCAGCCCTATTTGAATCACTGCTTTTACCCACTGCGATTATTAGTTCGATTCTGTTTTCAATCACAGGGGTATTTTGGGCATTATGGATATCGGGCACCGCAATGTCAGTCATGGCGATGATAGGGATCCTTATCTTGATGGGGATCGTAGTAAACAATGGCATAGTTTTGGTCGACCAAATAAACCAAATGACGCCAAAGTTAACCGATCTTTCAACTACGATAAAATCTATTTGTATTACTCGATTACGTCCAGTATTGATGACAGTGGCGACGACTGTGCTAGGGCTTGTGCCATTAGCAATGGGTGACACTCAAATTGGTGGTGGTGGTCCACCCTATTCACCAATGGCCATATCAATCATAGGTGGTTTGAGTTTTTCAACTGTCACCAGTTTGTATTTAGTGCCTTTGTGTTATCAAGCCCTATACCGTATTCGCTATCAGTCATCGGTAAAATTAGGTTTAGCTGACAAAAGAGCTAAAAAGCTGCTACCTTGGACACTGTAA
- a CDS encoding efflux RND transporter permease subunit: MSLINTSVKRPVTVWMFMLAIMLFGMVGFTRLAVKLLPDLSYPSVTVRTAYDGAAPVEVEQLISKPIEEAVGVVKGLRKISSISRSGMSDVVLEFEWGTNMDMASLEVREKIDTIELPLDINKPLLLRFNPNLDPIMRLALSVPDASESQLKSMRTFAEEELKRRLEALSGVAAVRLSGGLEQEVHILLNQQKLQQLNLNADDIKRRINEENINLSAGKVIQGDKEYLVRTLNQFNSLEELRDVIVYRNGQTLIRLREVADIVDGYKERSDVTRIGDVESIELAIYKEGDANTVSVAKKIQAELDNINAESEENQLKVIYDQSEFIQSAVSEVTSAALFGSLLAMLVIYLFLRDIIATLIISISIPFSVIATFNMMYFAEISLNIMSLGGIALAIGLLVDNAIVVLENIDRYKAKGLARLDAAVKGSKEVAGAIFASTLTTLAVFVPLVFVDGIAGALFSDQALTVTFALLASLFVALTAIPMLASRQGFKQLPEEIIAEPKVKPSTTKGKIGHYCGLVLGFPFKVLLSYLPNALLNLVIILTRFISWLFSLIMRPLSAGFNVFYRFIERIYHRVLKHAMAHKVITVVIAIILTVGAGSLFPRLGVELIPPMNQGEFYVEILLPPGTAVQKTDSVLEQLAYSISDSEDVKHTFSQAGSGGLMTSDTARGGENWGRLQVVLANTHAFDSVATTLRETARRIPALDAKIEHPELFSFKTPLEIELSGYDLAQLKQSGDQLVSALSQSSRFSDINTSLRDGQPEISIRFDHARLAALDMDAPTVASRIAHRVGGTIASQYTVRDRKVDILVRSELAERNNIEDVNALIINPNSQHAIPLSAVADVSLQVGPSAINRVSQQRVAIVSANLSYGDLSEAVNQAQQILNQQQFPSSIQARFGGQNEEMEHSFESLKIALILAVFLVYLVMASQFESLLHPLLILFAVPMAVGGSIIGLFITGTHISVVVFIGLIMLAGIVVNNAIVLVDRINQLRKEGIEKDQAISTAAKSRLRPIMMTTLTTTLGLLPMAIGVGDGSEIRAPMAITVIFGLSMSTMLTLLVIPALYGIFDKKNYQQAEKEQAVLSTNMPTDASVEGQS; encoded by the coding sequence ATGTCATTGATTAATACTTCGGTTAAACGTCCTGTAACAGTATGGATGTTTATGCTTGCCATTATGCTGTTCGGAATGGTCGGATTTACCCGTTTAGCAGTAAAATTACTGCCAGATTTAAGTTATCCCAGTGTCACAGTTCGCACAGCTTACGATGGCGCTGCACCAGTTGAAGTAGAGCAGCTGATTTCTAAACCAATTGAAGAAGCCGTTGGTGTGGTAAAAGGCTTACGTAAAATTAGTTCTATTTCACGCTCAGGTATGTCAGATGTGGTACTTGAATTTGAATGGGGCACGAATATGGATATGGCAAGCCTGGAAGTTCGAGAAAAAATCGATACTATCGAGCTGCCCTTAGATATTAATAAACCACTATTGCTTCGCTTTAATCCAAATTTAGATCCCATCATGCGCTTAGCATTATCAGTGCCTGATGCAAGTGAGTCTCAATTAAAAAGCATGAGAACTTTTGCAGAAGAAGAACTAAAGCGCCGTTTAGAAGCATTATCAGGTGTAGCAGCTGTTCGTTTATCAGGGGGATTAGAACAGGAAGTTCATATTCTATTAAATCAGCAAAAGCTTCAACAATTAAACTTAAATGCGGACGACATAAAACGTCGAATTAATGAAGAAAATATCAATTTATCAGCAGGTAAAGTGATTCAAGGTGACAAAGAGTATTTGGTCAGAACCTTAAACCAGTTTAACTCTTTAGAAGAATTACGTGATGTTATCGTATACCGTAACGGCCAGACTCTAATACGCTTACGTGAAGTTGCTGACATCGTTGATGGATACAAAGAGCGAAGCGATGTCACTCGTATTGGTGATGTTGAATCCATCGAGTTGGCGATTTATAAAGAAGGTGACGCGAATACGGTTTCTGTGGCGAAAAAGATCCAAGCAGAACTTGATAACATTAATGCTGAATCAGAAGAAAACCAGTTAAAAGTTATTTATGACCAATCTGAATTTATCCAAAGCGCCGTCAGCGAAGTAACATCCGCAGCACTATTCGGCAGTTTATTAGCCATGCTGGTGATTTACCTATTCCTACGTGACATTATTGCCACCTTAATTATTTCAATTTCAATTCCATTTTCAGTTATTGCCACATTTAATATGATGTATTTCGCTGAAATCAGCTTAAACATTATGTCACTTGGCGGTATCGCTCTAGCCATTGGTTTATTAGTCGATAACGCCATCGTGGTGCTGGAAAACATCGACCGTTATAAAGCAAAAGGTTTAGCAAGATTAGATGCTGCAGTAAAAGGCAGTAAAGAAGTTGCAGGGGCTATTTTCGCCTCAACCTTAACGACACTGGCAGTTTTTGTACCATTAGTGTTTGTTGATGGTATTGCAGGTGCTTTATTTTCTGACCAAGCCCTAACGGTGACCTTCGCGTTATTAGCTTCTTTATTTGTTGCGTTAACTGCCATTCCAATGCTGGCCTCTCGTCAAGGCTTTAAACAATTACCTGAAGAAATCATAGCAGAGCCAAAAGTAAAACCATCCACCACTAAAGGAAAAATAGGTCATTATTGCGGTTTAGTGCTTGGATTTCCTTTCAAAGTGCTACTGAGTTATCTTCCTAATGCTTTATTGAACTTAGTCATTATTTTAACTCGGTTTATCTCGTGGTTGTTCAGTTTAATAATGCGTCCTTTAAGCGCAGGGTTTAATGTGTTTTATCGCTTTATTGAAAGGATATATCACCGAGTCTTAAAGCATGCAATGGCACACAAAGTGATTACAGTTGTTATTGCCATCATCCTTACTGTTGGCGCAGGTAGTTTATTCCCACGATTAGGTGTCGAGTTAATCCCACCGATGAATCAAGGCGAGTTTTATGTCGAAATTTTATTACCACCAGGAACAGCGGTTCAAAAAACCGATTCTGTACTTGAGCAACTCGCCTACTCAATCAGTGACAGTGAAGATGTAAAGCACACATTCAGCCAAGCAGGTAGTGGAGGCTTAATGACATCAGACACCGCTCGTGGCGGCGAAAACTGGGGACGTTTACAGGTTGTTCTGGCCAACACTCATGCCTTTGATAGCGTTGCTACAACATTACGTGAAACAGCAAGACGCATTCCTGCGCTTGATGCCAAAATTGAACACCCTGAGTTATTTAGTTTTAAAACGCCGCTTGAAATTGAACTATCTGGATATGATTTAGCTCAATTAAAACAAAGTGGCGATCAGTTGGTATCTGCGCTATCTCAGTCTAGTCGATTCAGCGATATCAATACCTCGCTGCGTGACGGTCAGCCTGAAATTAGTATTCGCTTTGATCATGCTCGCTTAGCAGCATTAGACATGGACGCACCAACCGTTGCGAGTCGAATTGCACATCGTGTTGGCGGCACTATCGCAAGCCAATATACCGTGCGCGATCGTAAAGTGGATATCTTAGTACGCAGCGAACTCGCAGAGCGTAATAATATTGAAGACGTAAATGCACTAATCATTAACCCAAATAGTCAACACGCTATACCACTTAGCGCGGTAGCTGATGTGTCTCTGCAAGTCGGCCCTTCAGCCATTAACCGTGTTAGCCAACAGCGCGTTGCTATCGTTTCTGCAAACTTAAGTTATGGCGATTTAAGTGAAGCCGTTAATCAGGCACAGCAGATACTGAACCAGCAGCAGTTTCCCTCTTCGATACAGGCACGATTTGGTGGTCAAAATGAAGAAATGGAACACTCTTTTGAGTCATTAAAAATTGCGCTTATTCTTGCTGTATTTTTAGTTTACTTAGTGATGGCCAGTCAATTTGAGTCTCTATTACATCCACTGTTAATTCTGTTTGCCGTTCCTATGGCGGTAGGTGGCAGTATCATCGGCTTATTTATCACAGGCACACATATAAGCGTGGTGGTATTTATCGGACTGATTATGCTCGCCGGTATCGTCGTGAATAATGCCATTGTACTGGTCGATAGAATCAACCAGTTGCGTAAAGAAGGCATTGAGAAAGACCAAGCCATCAGCACTGCTGCTAAATCACGTCTTCGCCCAATCATGATGACTACTTTAACCACGACATTAGGCCTATTACCTATGGCTATTGGTGTGGGTGATGGCAGTGAAATCCGGGCCCCAATGGCAATTACGGTTATATTCGGCTTAAGTATGTCAACGATGCTAACTCTGTTAGTGATCCCTGCCCTATACGGTATTTTTGATAAAAAGAACTATCAACAAGCGGAAAAAGAACAAGCGGTACTCTCTACAAACATGCCAACTGACGCTTCGGTGGAGGGACAATCATGA
- a CDS encoding efflux RND transporter periplasmic adaptor subunit: MKKMTIPLLCIAALTTGLTGCTGEQEESKEEEKYAVPVEVSHVTQGNVSSFYSTTATLEAPEEAHVVTRIAGLIEEINVEEGDRVTKGQALATIDAKRQHYDYKRSQAEVQIIEQELNRLKQMKNREFVSQDVMAKLEFNLQAAIAQRDLAELHVIESQIVSPIDGIVAMRHVKKGNMAKEFEELFYIVNQDELHGIVHLPEQQLTSLRLGQQARISNQYSNSTNASKANEIIANVLRISPIVDAQSGTFKVTIAIDNTKANLKAGMFTRVELKYDTHEDVVTVPFNAVINQDDTQALYVIEDNTATRREVRLGYREKDKVEVISGVKQGEQIVIRGQQNLKDQSLVEIITPLSYAKNSLNAK, from the coding sequence ATGAAAAAAATGACAATCCCACTACTTTGTATCGCAGCACTGACAACTGGATTGACTGGTTGTACTGGTGAGCAGGAAGAGTCAAAAGAAGAAGAAAAATACGCAGTCCCTGTTGAAGTATCTCATGTTACTCAAGGTAATGTATCTTCATTTTATAGCACCACAGCAACACTCGAAGCACCAGAAGAAGCCCATGTAGTCACGCGTATTGCAGGTTTAATTGAAGAGATTAACGTTGAAGAAGGCGACCGAGTGACTAAAGGTCAAGCTTTAGCGACAATCGACGCCAAACGTCAGCACTATGATTACAAACGTTCACAAGCTGAAGTTCAAATCATTGAGCAAGAACTGAATCGCCTGAAGCAAATGAAAAATAGAGAATTTGTTAGTCAGGATGTGATGGCCAAATTAGAGTTCAACTTACAAGCAGCTATCGCACAACGCGACTTAGCTGAATTACATGTTATCGAAAGCCAAATCGTATCACCAATTGATGGCATAGTTGCGATGAGACATGTTAAAAAAGGTAATATGGCCAAGGAGTTTGAAGAGCTATTTTATATCGTTAACCAAGATGAACTACACGGTATTGTTCATTTACCAGAGCAGCAATTGACAAGCTTGCGTTTAGGTCAACAAGCTAGAATCAGTAACCAATACTCAAATAGCACGAATGCTTCCAAAGCAAATGAAATAATTGCCAATGTGTTACGTATCAGTCCTATCGTCGATGCTCAAAGCGGTACCTTTAAAGTCACAATTGCAATTGATAACACCAAAGCAAACCTAAAAGCCGGTATGTTCACCCGAGTCGAGCTTAAATACGACACCCATGAAGATGTGGTGACTGTGCCTTTCAATGCCGTTATTAATCAAGATGATACTCAAGCCTTATATGTGATTGAAGATAACACTGCCACCCGCCGTGAAGTACGCTTGGGTTATCGCGAAAAAGATAAAGTGGAAGTAATTTCGGGTGTTAAGCAAGGCGAGCAAATCGTAATACGCGGGCAACAAAACCTTAAAGATCAATCATTAGTTGAAATCATTACACCTCTTTCTTATGCCAAAAACAGCTTAAACGCTAAGTAA
- a CDS encoding GNAT family N-acetyltransferase, protein MKIIQATIEQLNLVTALFDEYRQFYGQSANTEQCKKFIKERLIESDSVIFIATNDEGDGFGFVQLYPTFSSVAMKRMWILNDMFVATAARQQGVANKLLKQVDLFAQYTDASTVKLATAVDNDVAKALYESLGYTKTTAFDHYTKLF, encoded by the coding sequence TTGAAAATCATCCAAGCAACAATTGAACAATTAAATTTGGTTACAGCCTTATTCGATGAATATCGTCAATTTTATGGGCAATCTGCAAATACAGAACAATGTAAAAAGTTTATTAAAGAGCGTTTAATCGAGAGTGATTCGGTGATTTTTATTGCGACTAATGATGAAGGAGACGGTTTTGGATTTGTTCAGCTTTACCCAACATTTTCGTCTGTAGCGATGAAGAGAATGTGGATATTGAACGATATGTTCGTAGCAACCGCTGCAAGACAGCAAGGAGTTGCCAATAAACTCCTTAAGCAAGTTGATCTGTTTGCGCAATATACAGATGCTAGTACTGTGAAATTAGCAACTGCAGTAGATAATGATGTGGCTAAAGCTTTATATGAGTCACTTGGCTATACTAAAACCACCGCTTTTGACCATTACACCAAGCTATTTTAG